GCTTCTCGTTGGATCATATGACACACTGGCTGTGTTTGTTGTAATTGTTGTAATATGTCGTGCTTGGTGGGAAATGCGATTTTGAGCAGTTTCTAATCTTTGGTCatgttctgttcttttttttttatggcagAAGTTcaattggtgtgtgtgtgtgagtgtgtgtgtgtgtgtgagcgggtttacctgtccttatggggacataatgtccccataacgtgataaatatccatttttttttcccttatggggaccagtttcctggtccccataagggaaaactctattttataaaaatcagtgactgctatgcaaaaaattaaaaatgcaaaaactcttgtattttgttaggttacttatggttatgcttagggcagggtaggggttaagcttgtcatagttagcgttagcattttttgcattgaaatgaatgagcggtccccataaggatatgtttaccctacatgtgtgtgtgtgtgtgtgtgtgtgtgtgtgtgtgagtgtgtgtgtgtccccagctggagacagactggcatctcgtacagggtgtccccctgcctcatgTACTGTGCTATCTGGGACAGACTCTGGGCTTCACCATGATCGTCTACGGGATACATGGGGTGTTTAGACACGTGACCCACAGCTGATTAGCTTCTCATTGGTAGTTGGGCCACCTCTGATATGGAGTGTTCCTGCTGTGTCCTCAGATCGGTGCCAGGAGCAGACCGCACTGCCTAGGGCACACAGCATTATGGCCGAGCCAGACTACATGGACGACGACTGTGACGACCTCATCAAGCCCAAGAAGCTGGTGAACCCGGTAAAGACCTCCCGGAACCATCAGGATGTCCACAGGGAGCTGCTGATGAACCAGAAGAGGTGCGGCCCCCGGCAGTTGGTCTGAGCTTCCTGCCTATGCTGTTAGCTCTCTCATGAACTTCAGCAAAGGTTCACACTTAAGCATGCTGATCTGTAAGCTGGAAACTGCCTCTCATCTCAGTACTTAGCATGGAATTCCCCGTTGTGTAATAAAGCAGCTGTGAGTCACTTTAGGTCGACGTGTCAAAATGCTAATCCAAGGTATATACATAGATGCTTTTTTAAGCTTCTTGTTTCTTGTTTAAAATGTCATAATGCCATAACCAATCAGAGCTTAGAGTTCAGTGGGCGAAATATCTTAACCAATCAGAGCTTAAAGCTCAGTGGGTGCAACACCATAACCAATAAAAGCTTAGAGTTCTGTGAGTGTTGAGCCCCTGTAATGTAAGGGATGAGGAATACAGCCAGCACCCTGTgttagccccctccccccaggtgaCACACGCAAAGCCTGTGACCATAGCGTCACATCAGAGACATGGGCAGCAGATGGTCTTTGTGTGACGCTGACACTCCAGCTGAACGGCACTCGAACTGTCGCAGGTTCGGAGGATGTCTTCCATCTTTCTCCGTGCCGCCCCTAGCCTTAGTCATGCGACCGAATAAATGGACCAGCCTGCTGGTCCCGCTCACGCCACCTCAGCGCTAGGGATACTGGTCCGATTCGTCGTGCCTGTCTGCAGAGATAAGAGCCTTCTCTGAAGGCTTTGGGCCATGTGGGCTGTGCTCCTGCCTGCAGGGGATTAGCAGGACTAGAGATGGGGGGCGGGGAGCAGATTTCACAGCTGTGTGGGGGCCACTCACGTCATGGCAGGTAACAGCATATAGAGAGAGAGGTGGGGGCCACCAGCTGAGGCCGTCGTGACTGTGGGGGGGCCACTCTCACACAGACTCCTCCAGTCGGTGCCAGTAAGTGACGCTTGCAGGATGCCCtgtattaccccccccccccccccccccccaacaggggCCTGGCTCCTCAGGACAAGCCGGAGCTGCAGAAGGTTCTGGAAAAGAGGAAGCGCGACCAGGCTGTCAGGCAGCaaatggaggaggaagaggcgCACAGGAAGCAGTCGGATCTGGAGGTGGAGCTGCAGAAGCGGCAGCAGAGGCTGGAACAGGTGTGGCTGATGGGGAGGGGGCATAGGTGGGGCAGGGGGCCGGGGGGGCACAGGGAAGTGACTGTATGTCTGACCTGCAGatggagctgcagcagcagagagatgaaGAGGAACAGGAAAACGCCCCTGAATTCATCAAGATGAAGGGCAACCTGAGGAGGACAAGACAGGAGGCGGGGCCTCAGGAGGCAGGGCCTTAGGAGGCGGGGCCTCAGGAGGCGGGGCCTCGGGGGTGGGGCCTCGGGGGTGGGGCCTTAGGAGGCGGGCTGCTAGGGGCCCTTGCTGCCATGGTGATGGGGAGGCAGTCTATCTGATGTGTGGAGCAGTGGACTTCATGTAAATGGGGGCCCGTCACATCAGTGTTCATATCcaaacctcccccccacccccagaagcTGACCTGCTGCTGTCACAGCGCCACCTGGAGGAGAGACGTGGTTGATGTAATGTGCGTGGGCAGGATCTCGGGCACTTGCTGGACGCCTTGGTGCCGCACAGACGTATGTGAAGCCAAAGCTGTGACGTGAGACTCCTGGTTGCTTTCCGAATACTCGATCCTCCCCAGCTACGCGTCATTCTGGGTCATTGCCGCTTTCATATAAACAAATGCGCATTTTAAATGTCCGGTAAGAGTAGGAATTTTTATGTGCTCGAACAGATGCTCTGAAACCTGATCACTGTAGCCTCCAGCTCCGTTTCTAACAGGAAACGCCAGTAAAGATCAGAACAGCCGTTTTCTTGTTGACCTTAGGGCTGTATGGGAGGGACATGGAGATGATATTTTGAGAAGGGTCTGCATCCCTGCCTTCATCTCACCCTGACTCTGCAACCTTTCCAGTCATCGCTGACCACAGTCTTATGCCTTTGCttctttaaaatgcttttttgcTTAGAATGCAGGGTAACGATGCATGTTGCGAGTACCAGCTAAACTAAGCTGAGCATCATGAATAAACGCATGCATTCGTCTGCTGTAACTGTATGAGGAATGAAATTACCTACAATTACCCCGCTCTGTTGTCTCTTGCAGCTGAATTCTTTACCCTTATCTTGATATAAATTCTGGTGTGATGCCTtaacactgaaatgaaatgaaaagacTCCAGGAAGTGCAGTATCATGTATGGCCAGTAGATGGAACCATATTACAAGTTACCTGTTAGGAAATTTCATAGCAAGCTGATATCAGCAGGATGTAAAGGTCTTGTTAAACATCCTGTAGCTTTGGTTTGTTTTCTTGATGGCTGAAAGAAATAAAGCCTGTTTTTGAAaatgtgtcacatgactcattTATGGAAATGGACCAATGCAGGGGGCaacatgtggctcagtggactaagCCTCTGCACCTGTGGTTGAGAGGTTGCCGGTCACGCCCAGCCCTGGCAGATCAGTCACATGTCCTGTGGGCCCGTAAGCAAGCCCTCATCCCCCCCTCACTGGGCAGCACCAGCTGGCTAACCCTTCTCTTTGActccaagcttgctctcacctgtatgtgcGTCTCATGGGGAGACAGTTGGGGTAAAGACAATATatccacagggattaataaagtgtctCTATTGTTTTCCATATGAAGAATGATCACCCTGTAGCTATATTTCGGCAGGCACAGGATCCACTATGATACTTTTATTGCACAACCAGATGCAATTTGGTAAAACCTGCAAGAGGAACCTGTGGTGATAAATGCATGTTTACATTTGCATGTGGGATGTCAGGCTGCTTCTTTCCGTCTCTATTGTAACGGGGTCGGTAATGGTGAAATGGGGCTCCCCTCACACAACATCCGCTTCCCAAAATCTTCAGTAATTATCTGCTTcctaagaaaaaagaaaataggTCAGAACTCCTTTGCAAAGAAACAGACTGTCAGAGGTACTAGGTCTGTGTGCCCTTGCAGGCTGGATtaagcacatacacacagcagtGATGCAGCAACTCATTGGATCAGTGAGGTGTGATGGTGCAGGGAGGAGTGGTTGTACAGTGAGGTGTGATGTGCAGGGAGGTGTGGTTGTACAATGAGATATGGTTGTACAGTGATGTGTGGTTGTACAGTGAGTTGTGGTTGTACAGTGAGGTGTGATGTGCAGGGAGGTGTGGTTGTACAATGAGATATGGTTGTACAGTGAGGTGTGGTTGTACAGTGAGATGTGGTTGTACAGTGAGTTGTGGTTGTACAGTGAGATGTGGTTGTACAGGGAGGTGTGGTTGTACAGTGAGATGTGGTTGTACAGTGAAGTGTGGTGGTACAGTGAAGTGTGGTGGTACAGGGAGGTGAGGTACAAAGTAGTTTGGTTGTACACAGTGGTGTTCAGAGCACCAAACACTGTTTGCATGTTACTACATTCATAGCAAACTGTGCCGCATCCTGTCAATTGCCTGCTGTAGCACCCCGTGCAGGCTCCACTGTACAGTTAGGTGAGAGAGATTGAGGTCAGTGTCTCAATGAGCTTTTCTGGAGCAGGAAATTAGATGGTGCCCCCCTCTCTGCCCCTTGCACACCCCCATATCCTCAGGCACATAGAGACACCCCATGATAACCTAATTATGTGGATGATcctctcctctgtcccccctCAAATCCGCCACTGTCCCTGACAGGCCCCCGGCCGCTTTGCTGAATTACATCAATGCACCATTGTGCCCTTAGACACAATCCTTCCGATGGCCTCTGTGGTGCACTGAGATAGAGCTGGGTGGGGCAAGATAGATGGAATGGGGTAGAACTGGATGGAGTGGGATAAATTGAGTCGGGACAGAGCAGGATGGAACAGGGTGTAGCTGGATGGAGCAGGATGGAGCTGGATTATGGACAGTTTCCCAAAGACAGGTGTCCAGTGCCTCTCTGAGAGCAGTTCTCTCCTCTGACCAATCAGGCTATTATTAAATGAAGACCCTcccctctgaccaatcagattattattaaatgagCACCCTCctctctgaccaatcagattattGAATAAGCACCCTCCCACGTTGACCTATCGGATTATTAAATGAGCACCCTcccctctgaccaatcagattattGAATAAGCACCCTCCCACGTTGACCTATCGGATTATTAAATGAGCACCCTcccctctgaccaatcagattattAAATGAGCACCCTCCCCTCTGAACAAtcagattattattaaatgagCATCCTtccctctgaccaatcagattattATTGAATAAGCACCCTCCCACTTTGACCTATCGGATTATTAAATGAGCACCCTcccctctgaccaatcagattattGAATAAGCACCCTCCCACTTTGACCTATCGGATTATTAAATGAGCACCCTcccctctgaccaatcagattattGAATAAGCACCCTCCCACTTTGACCTATCGGATTATTAAATGAGCACCCTcccctctgaccaatcagattattGAATAAGCACCCTCCCACTTTGACCTATCGGATTATTAAATGAGCACTCTCCCACTTTGACCAATCGGATTATTAAATGAGCACCCTcccctctgaccaatcagattattattaaatgagCATCCTtccctctgaccaatcagattattATTGAATAAGCACCCTCCCTCTTTGACCAATCGGATTATTAAATGAGCAGCGTCCcactctgaccaatcagatgatTAAATGAGCACCCTCCCACTTTGACCAATCGGATTATTTAATGAGAATCCTCCCCTGTGACCAATTGGATTATTAAATGAGTGCTCTCCCCTCTGACCAGTCAGATTATTCCATTCTCAACATGATTGATGAAAGAGCTCTGGGTATAAATGAATCAAACCGGGAgctcttcccccccccacccagtctcAACCCCATGGGCAGGAACCTGTTCATTTCCGAAGATTTAAATGGGATGATTAAAATTAACTTGCGCTTGTGGGTGTGATAACAGCCCATATTTCAGGTCCACTCAGACTCTCCCAGTCACAGAATCGCTTGCTGAGCTCTGTGAGGTACCTGTGTGTTGCCAGCTCCTTCCCAGAGCATTGTGGGACAGAGGTGGAAACTTCTCCCCAGCAGACGCGTAATGCCTCAGAGAGGGAGGGGTGCTCTGGGGACCAGTGACGGAATTCGGGGCAGATTATTCTGCTTTCCCAGAACCACCAAATTCCTCATATTTAATTTACAATTATTTAGTATATTTATACTTCATATGTATCTACATCTCCTGTTCCAGcaatttcttttatttaatactcattttatcatatttagCCACATCTCCTCTTCCAGCCATTTCTTTTATCTATTTCACATCCCCCCATACATTCGTCCCTCTGCGGCTCATAGTCATATATCTGCTTTGATGTTTTGCTGACGCCTTTGTCTTGTTTCCTGCTGTCTGGTCCTGTTACATGTTACATGTTCCTGACCGGATGGCCAGTTAGAATTCCTGTGTATTGATGCTGAAAAGGCACATAAAGCTTCTTGAGTCTCTAACCGTCTGACCGTTCTGAGAGACAAACACAAGGAGCGCGTTGTTTTAATGTCATCAGATACGGCAGAGCTGACAACGTACCTTTGAGAGGCAGACGCCTTTATTTCCGCCTGTCTGACGTCTCGCTGTATTTCagcttgctcccccccccccccaacacatccCGTGCTGCCAGTCGCCACAACGTCAGGTGGGGAAggcaacctccccccccccccccccccaaaatctgGGCAGCTAATTTGTCTTTGTGTCCGAGAGTCCCCATGTGgccacatttagtcctgcaagCATGTTGTGGGATGGTGGGGGTAGGCGGGGCCAGACTGGCAGGTGCAGCTGCTCCATGCTGCAGCCTGGGGAGTGCGGATAGCCCCCCAGTCATGTAAGTGTGGGTTTTCGGGTGGCAATGGatccaccccctcccctcccctcccccatgtGAAGAGCTTGTTTTGGCATGATGGATGGCGGGTCGGTTCCAAAGCCGATTTCTGTGCACATATTGCAAGCTGTTGCACACAACCCTGTTTAATGCTGTGCATGTGTGCTGTTTCTGCTGGTTTCCCCTCTCTTTTTGTATTTACCCTCCCCTTTCCCATGAGTATCCATCCTTCCTCTTTCTTTGAGTATTTATCCCCAGCTTTCTTTGAGTATCCACCTCCTGTCTTTCTGAGAGTGTCCATCCCCGATACTTTTGTGAGTACCCATCCCCCATCCTTCTGTGAGTACCCATCCCCCATCCTTCTGTGAGTACCCATCCACTATAATTCTGTGAGTATCCATCCCCCCTTTCTTTGAGTATCCACCTCCTGTCTTTCTGAGAGTGTCCACCCCCCATCTTTCTGTGAGTACCCATCCCCGATATTTCTGTGAGTACCAATTCCCCATCCTTCTGTGAGTGCTTATCCCCTGTAATTCTGTGAGTACACATCCCCCTTACAGACCTCTCCTTGTGCACCTTTGGAGATGCAGTGCAGACTTCACATAGGGTTAAAATGCCAGTAAGCGTGTGCAGAACTGTGTTTGCTGACATGCTGGTGTGTGGATGCATTTTCAGCCCGCCTCCTTCACGctctccctctctgcctctctctctctcccgtgctccctccctccctcctttgCTCTCCTCACCACATCCCTCACACTCTTCCCTGTTCCTCGTGTCATGTGGATTCCTGCGAGCTCGTCTCCACAGCCCGTGCTCACTTCATTCCATTAGAGCCTCCGTCTGCAGAGCCGGCTGACGCTTGCAGAAGACGGGGACGCCATGGCCGTGCAGCTGGTTCCAGACTCGGCTGTCTGTCTCCTCATGGTGAGtacctcccctcaccccccccccccctttccccccccGGAAGGTGCTAGTCCGTCTGGATGCTGATCGATCGATTTGCTCGGCTGGGAGCCGGGATTAATCTATGTCTCAGAGCTCCCAATGTGTCTCAGAGCTGCCGATTCCTCCTGGTCCGTCAAGGAGCCACGCATGACCCGAGGCACCTAAGATTAAAGAGACAGTCGCTATCTTTGTCTTTTCCTGCATCTGGGCCATGCATGCTGAGTGTGCCGGTATCGCCCGGGGGAGGTGCATATGGTCTTTCAGGTTTGTATTGTCTTAGTTGAGGTGTGTCATAGCTGAGGCATGCACTATGGCACATTTCTAATGAGCTGTGAGGTACACAATTCCCTGGTGCAGTCACTCAGGTGTGGGCATAGTGCTCCATGGTGCTTCACCCTGGGAGCTGggtttggttggggggggggatcacggGCATGTGTCACCATGACAATGGGAAGTGCCACGACCAGCCCTGTATCTGGGACTGACGGAGGCCAGAGCAGCTAACATCCTCCACCTCCTGCAgcacctcctcttcctccaccacCTCCCATGTGCCTCCAAGCTACTGAAAAATGAATAACACGAAGCTCGGTCTTCTCATTGGCTGGCTGGGGTTGGGCGGGACCCCAAATAGTTCACCTGGCAACAGAATCAGCATACACAGGATGAGAGGCAGAGGCAGGAGATGAGGCAAGGTCCCTCAGGGACAGCTGGGTGGGAGGCCCACCCCCCGCGGGGTGACGGGAAGCTCCCCATCTTCTCTTTCTGCAAGCCTTCCTTTCTTTTATGTTTTCTTTCTGATGTTTTCTACAAGGTGTTCACACGGCACCTGATAACAGATAGACAGACGTCTTTGTTAGCTACGCACACACAGCAGATTTGAAATATTTCACTGAGCTGAACTGTTCTTAAAAGGTAACTCCTCGCATACATAGAAACATAAATTGTAGGATTGACAATTTAAGGAATAAATATTGCTAAAGGCATCAGTGCCTGCTAATTATTACCATCTAAGTTAAAGCCTTCATCACAGCATTGCAAACAGCATATGGAGTAGGTGGCGTGACGGTCACTGTCAAAGCACTGATCGGTTGGTGGCTGATCCGTTGGTGGCTGATCGGCTGGTGGCTGATTGGTTGGTGGCTGATCGGCTGGTGGTTGATCGGTTGGTGGCTGATCGGCTGGTGGCTGATCGGTTGGTGGCTGATGGGCTGGTGGCTGATTGGTTGGTGGCTGATGGGCTGGTGGCTGATCGGTTGGTGGCTGATCGGCTGGGCCATTTCTCTGGGGTTTGTGTGCATCAGTGATTTCATTgagaatgagctttgtgggtTACTCTGTTGCCAGTGTGGAATGTGTGATCCTGCATTGCTCTGAGCTCCTGGAGGAGTTAGTACCTCCACCATTTCAGCCATGAATGTCTGCTGCTCATATCTGCAGTTCTATGCTGACCTTTCCCTGGAGAAGCTCTTTTGTTTATGGTCCATAGATGGTCCATTTCTGGTCCAAATAGTGTTTTTTGGGAGGTAAGGAGCCTGTGTTTCTGCATGTACTGGGATGCTATTACTGATGGGAGATAGGGACACT
The nucleotide sequence above comes from Paramormyrops kingsleyae isolate MSU_618 chromosome 3, PKINGS_0.4, whole genome shotgun sequence. Encoded proteins:
- the LOC111846120 gene encoding protein FAM107B-like — protein: MAEPDYMDDDCDDLIKPKKLVNPVKTSRNHQDVHRELLMNQKRGLAPQDKPELQKVLEKRKRDQAVRQQMEEEEAHRKQSDLEVELQKRQQRLEQMELQQQRDEEEQENAPEFIKMKGNLRRTRQEAGPQEAGP